In Vitis vinifera cultivar Pinot Noir 40024 chromosome 4, ASM3070453v1, the genomic window TGGGAAAAGTTAATAATGCTTGTTTTGTACATGATAGAATGAGTTTAAAAGTTGTAATTCAGTATCTTGCCAAGGGATGTTTTCATAGTCCTTGATCCTATAGTTTCTTATGGTCAATGGATTATTCCATGTAATTGATGCTTATCTTCCATTGATACTGAAAATTCAGTTGCACTGGCCGGTTCTTGAGCTTTATTTGCATTGTTAATCCTTTCAACATTTTTGGgttgtttttcctctttccaTATCGATGGTAAATGCTCTGGATGTATTTCAGGtattcaaaatctccttccccATGGAGAGAGCAATCCCGGTCAAGATCCAGGTCAAGGTCAAGATCCAGATCCTGGTCCAGACCAAGGCACAGGTCCAGGTCCAGATCAAGGTCTAGGAGCCGTGGCAGGTATTTTGTAACTTTGGCTTTGCCTTAGATGGACTAGTCTGTGACAATTGCACTTCTATTTTACCTTACTTTGCCATGTTTGAACCTGACACCTTTGTTTATGTTATTGTTTACATGGATATCTGATCTTCCAAAAACTCATGTCTAATGGTTGGGATGATTATGCAGGACTGATACTTCAAATCCTGGAAATACCCTTTATGTGACTGGCCTATCTACTAGGGTTACAGAGAGGGCCCTTGAAGATCACTTCTCCAGGGAGGGAAAGGTTAGTGTTTCTAACCTAGGCATGAAAGTacaatttgtttgttttttggtgtaAGTAATGAGGTTCATTGGCCCTTTGTTTTTAAGCTGGTCATGGATTTTATGATCGGAATGGTTGATTAGCACCCCCATCACTGTAGTAGCATAATTGTTATTGTCTCTAATTTCCTTGTCCAACATTCTTGAAATTAAGAAGATTTTGGGATTTCTGCAATCATTTTGTATGTATGCTTTTCATTATACTGATGTACAGttcaattttctaattattGTTATTCTTCTCCCATTTTTAGGTGGCTTCATGTTTTCTGGTCATGGAGCCTCGCACGCGCATTTCTCGTGGATTTGCCTTTGTTACAATGGAAACTGTTGAAGATGCCAACCGCTGCATCAAGCACCTCAATCAATCGGTTCTAGAAGGTCGATACATAACTGTGGAGAAGGTAATGTGATTGTACATTTAGTGGTGTACAATGAAGTGTTTTGCTTGTTACTTTCATCTTGACTTGGAGGTTTTCTGGTTATATTCAGAACACCTTGCATCAGCTATATTGGCAGCAATCAAAGATGATCAGTTCATCCATATCAACTTAAGTGAAACAGCTTGATCAGTGGCCAGATTAAACAGCTTTTGAAACGCATCTGATCAACTAAACATAGCAACTATATTGCCCAACAACTATACAACCTCAGGCATTCACTTTCAACATTCAACTAATCAACGGACATTATCAACAACTTTCTAATCAGGCTTTTATGGTACCGCATATCTGGCATTCATTTAATGGATACTAGTCGTATGTGCCTAGATATTATATGCCTCTTATAATGGCCACATCATTCTTTTCCCCTTTTGAGGTTCTTCTCATGAAAGTTTCTCATGACATACTCATTTtttgaaatgatataaaatggAATATATGTTATCTCATGCTGTGTGTTTTTGCTCTGATTTTGTTGTTACTATTGGCATCATTTGCAAGGACGAAATATATCCTGTATTTATAGGAAAGGTAAATTTAATAGTGGAAATTCATACCATTGAGGTGATTTATTTATCTTTCAGTCACGGAGGAAACGTGCAAGGACTCCAACGCCTGGACACTATCTTGGGCTGAAAAATACTAG contains:
- the LOC109122082 gene encoding serine/arginine-rich splicing factor SR45a isoform X2, translating into MADSPRKRYSKSPSPWREQSRSRSRSRSRSRSWSRPRHRSRSRSRSRSRGRTDTSNPGNTLYVTGLSTRVTERALEDHFSREGKVASCFLVMEPRTRISRGFAFVTMETVEDANRCIKHLNQSVLEGRYITVEKSRRKRARTPTPGHYLGLKNTRDSGYRGDRGRFRGGSGRDDYGSRRSPRPSPYRGGRDYSPRRSPPRGRSRRDRSRSIPYSPYASPERGYGHRAR
- the LOC109122082 gene encoding serine/arginine-rich splicing factor SR45a isoform X1 — its product is MADSPRKRYSKSPSPWREQSRSRSRSRSRSRSWSRPRHRSRSRSRSRSRGRTDTSNPGNTLYVTGLSTRVTERALEDHFSREGKVASCFLVMEPRTRISRGFAFVTMETVEDANRCIKHLNQSVLEGRYITVEKSRRKRARTPTPGHYLGLKNTRDSEVSASIPFVLVKGYRGDRGRFRGGSGRDDYGSRRSPRPSPYRGGRDYSPRRSPPRGRSRRDRSRSIPYSPYASPERGYGHRAR